From Polynucleobacter sp. MWH-P3-07-1:
TTGCTTCTCGCCATCAACGTTCGCAATCTCAATGATGGAGACGTCAAAGGTACCGCCACCTAAGTCATACACAGCGATCTTGCGATCGACTTTATCTTGCTTGTCTAAACCGAATGCCAAAGCTGCTGCGGTTGGTTCATTGATGATGCGCTTCACATCTAAGCCAGCAATACGACCAGCATCTTTAGTTGCTTGACGCTGACTATCATTGAAGTAAGCAGGAACCGTAATTACCGCTTCGGTCACTTCTTCACCGAGGTAGTCTTCGGCAGTCTTTTTCATCTTACGCAGAACTTCTGCGGATACTTGTTGCGGCGCCATTTTTTTGTCGCGAGCAGATACCCAAGCATCTCCGTTATCGGCTTTGATAATGGCGTAAGGCATCAAGCTGATGTCTTTCTGAACTTCAGCATCCTCAAACTTACGACCCATCAAACGCTTAACAGCGTAAACGGTGTTCTTGGGATTGGTGACTGACTGACGTTTTGCAGGAGCGCCAACCAAAACTTCGCCATCCTCAAGGTAGGCGATGATTGAAGGGGTAGTACGAGCGCCTTCGGCATTCTCGATGACTTTAGGTGCATTGTTTTCTACGACTGATACGCACGAGTTCGTGGTTCCCAAGTCGATTCCGATAATCTTTCCCATAATTGCTCCAATAATGAAATGGTTAGGTAATTTGTCTTACTTGCTACTGGTAATAAGTTGATACCCTCTAAATGGGGTTTAATGACTGGAATTCAAGGGCTGAAATACAAAAAAGGCAGAAATCTGCCTTTTTCTGGGTATTTCTAGTGAAAAACTGCTATTTTGGGGCGCTAACCGTTACCAAAGCGGGTCGCAAAACTCGGTCGGCAATTGAATATCCACGTTGCAAGACCGAAACCACTGTATTGGGCTCTTGCTCAGAAGGTACCGAGGCAATTGCCTGGTGGTGGTGGGGATCAAATTTATCCCCTACAGCGGGATTAATCTCGCTCATCTTGCCCTTTTCAAAGGCACTCAAAAGCTGCTTTAGGGTAATTTCTAGGCCCTCTTTAAATGCCTTGGCATCAACCGCTTCGGCGCTGAGTGCGGCATAGAGGCTATCAGTTACGGGCACCAAATGCTCTGCAAAGCTCTCAATCGCAAACTTATGCGCTTTCGCGATGTCTTCCACTGCACGACGGCGAATATTTTCACCCTCAGCCTTGGCTCTCAAAAAATTGTCTTGGGCTTCAAGCAATTTTTGATTGAGCTCCTCAATCATTTGCTCAGGAGTCTGCGCAGTAATTTCTGGCTCGACTGGAGTCTGTGCTGGCTGATCAGATTCGGCGGAGGGATTTGGATTTTCAGTTGTCATGATGGTGATGTTTTATTAAACCTTTGCTATCTATGCAAGATGGGGGCAAGTTTGCCAATTTCAAGGGATATCTCTAAACAGCTTGGGTTTTCGCAAATTCTGCACGCTGATTTCTCAATGACAACTCATCAGTAGACTCAGTACCCAAAGACCAGCCCAAGAGGTGCTGCTCAGCAATATCTGCAAGTGCATCAATCCAGCTTGGATTGCTATTCAGACAAGAAATATAACGATAGTCCTTGCCGCCATGTTCCAAGAAAATCTCGCGCGCTTCCATTGCGATCTCTTCGAGCGTTTCTAAGCAATCCGCAGGAAAGCCAGGGCAAAAGATATCAATCCTCTTACATCCCTCTTTAGCTAATTTCTCAATCATGGGTGCGGTGTACGGCTTTAACCACTCCGCCCTTCCGAAGCGAGACTGAAAGGTAACCAGATATTCGCCTGGCTCAAGGCCCAATGACTCGCCCAAGAGACGACCTGTTTTTAAGCATTCGCAATGATAGGGGTCCCCCTTCATGAGATTGCGCTTAGGCAAGCCGTGAAATGACATGACAAAACGATCACCTGCTGCGAAATCGGGACGACCATCTTTTTCCCAGACACTGAGGACTTGATTGCGCAACGCTTGAATATAAGCTGGATGATCGTGATAGTGCTTGACCAAGCGGAGCTCAGGCTGGTCACGCCAGGTTTTTAGTACTCGAAAGACTTCATCAAAACTCGATGCACTGGTCGTAGCGGAATACTGTGGGTAGAGCGGCAGCAATAGCAGACGCTCCATGCCTTGCTCTTTTAGGCTCATGAGAACTTGC
This genomic window contains:
- the grpE gene encoding nucleotide exchange factor GrpE encodes the protein MTTENPNPSAESDQPAQTPVEPEITAQTPEQMIEELNQKLLEAQDNFLRAKAEGENIRRRAVEDIAKAHKFAIESFAEHLVPVTDSLYAALSAEAVDAKAFKEGLEITLKQLLSAFEKGKMSEINPAVGDKFDPHHHQAIASVPSEQEPNTVVSVLQRGYSIADRVLRPALVTVSAPK
- the hemH gene encoding ferrochelatase, with the protein product MNTNPHLRASKTAVLLLNLGTPSAPTAKAVRAYLKEFLSDPRVVEIPRVIWWCILNGIILPIRSGASAKKYASIWLPKLGSPLMHYSRLQAKELSEVFADQGHTVLVDLAMRYGEPSTEQVLMSLKEQGMERLLLLPLYPQYSATTSASSFDEVFRVLKTWRDQPELRLVKHYHDHPAYIQALRNQVLSVWEKDGRPDFAAGDRFVMSFHGLPKRNLMKGDPYHCECLKTGRLLGESLGLEPGEYLVTFQSRFGRAEWLKPYTAPMIEKLAKEGCKRIDIFCPGFPADCLETLEEIAMEAREIFLEHGGKDYRYISCLNSNPSWIDALADIAEQHLLGWSLGTESTDELSLRNQRAEFAKTQAV